The Apium graveolens cultivar Ventura unplaced genomic scaffold, ASM990537v1 ctg5633, whole genome shotgun sequence genome window below encodes:
- the LOC141702748 gene encoding protein FAR1-RELATED SEQUENCE 5-like — protein MTRSFIELFNKSGIETSKVMKFLSETKGGVENLGFSNQDVRNVIRDIRHRVFDSGDAECGLLSLRELQENSFVNFFYWVDVDDENRVRGLAWVDPRSMNAYKNFGDVVTFDSTYRMNRYCMPFIPIMGVNHHYQNILFGFALVMDETEASYKWVLRTWLEAVDNKPPRTIITDQDIALGNAIAEAMPMPQTKHTYCTWHIRSKFPEKLSYMYTNYPEFKTEFNACVYKSLTHTEFEGRWGQLVEKHDLEDHAWLNDMYAIRT, from the coding sequence ATGACGCGATCATTTATTGAGTTGTTTAACAAATCGGGAATTGAGACGAGCAAAGTAATGAAGTTTCTTAGCGAGACAAAGGGGGGTGTTGAAAATCTTGGTTTTTCTAATCAAGACGTACGTAATGTCATACGTGATATTCGGCACCGAGTGTTTGATTCGGGTGATGCAGAGTGTGGATTACTTTCGCTACGAGAACTACAAGAAAATAGTTTTGTTAATTTCTTTTATTGGGTGGATGTAGATGATGAGAATCGTGTACGGGGTTTGGCGTGGGTTGATCCTCGGTCCATGAACGCGTACAAGAATTTTGGTGATGTGGTTACGTTTGATTCAACTTACCGGATGAATAGGTATTGTATGCCTTTCATACCTATTATGGGCGTaaaccaccattatcaaaatatACTATTTGGATTTGCACTTGTAATGGATGAGACTGAGGCATCGTATAAGTGGGTTTTGAGGACATGGTTGGAAGCCGTCGACAATAAACCGCCTCGAACAATTATTACTGATCAAGACATTGCATTGGGAAATGCCATTGCCGAGGCCATGCCTATGCCACAAACAAAGCATACATATTGTACATGGCATATACGTAGTAAGTTTCCCGAGAAGTTGTCTTATATGTACACAAATTATCCGGAGTTCAAGACAGAGTTTAATGCATGTGTGTACAAGTCGTTGACACATACAGAATTTGAAGGTAGATGGGGGCAATTAGTCGAGAAGCACGATCTTGAGGATCATGCTTGGTTAAATGACATGTATGCTATTAGAACTTAA